In Setaria italica strain Yugu1 unplaced genomic scaffold, Setaria_italica_v2.0 scaffold_96, whole genome shotgun sequence, the following are encoded in one genomic region:
- the LOC106804130 gene encoding cytochrome P450 71D10, which yields MAVAGDFTFMVDCISGNNEMLGWSCGRSNVYIDPLLMQERFSVELNRSRRNKNFCYEELGELQYLHHVIREAFRRHELERFKDDAAMAAVDLRGADFELVPFGAGRRMCPGMPFGLLAGLLLHFDWEVPGLADPAQLDMAEEFGITARRKNDLLLCPILRVSVPGI from the exons ATGGCCGTGGCCGGGGACTTTACTTTTATGGTGGACTGTATCAGTGGCAACAATGAGATGCTCGGTTGGTCATGTGGTCGATCAAATGTTTACATTGATCCTCTTCTCATGCAAG AAAGATTCAGTGTTGAGCTGAATCGATCACGAAGAAATAAAAACTTTTGCTATGAAGAGCTGGGCGAGCTCCAGTACCTGCACCACGTCATCCGGGAGGCGTTCCGGCGGCACGAGCTGGAGCGGTTCAAGGACGACGCCGCCATGGCGGCGGTGGACTTGAGGGGCGCCGACTTCGAGCTCGTGCCGTTCGGCGCCGGCCGGAGGATGTGTCCCGGCATGCCGTTCGGGCTCCTGGCCGGTCTCCTGCTCCACTTCGACTGGGAGGTGCCCGGCCTGGCCGACCCGGCGCAGCTGGACATGGCCGAGGAGTTCGGCATCACCGCGCGCCGCAAGAACGACCTCCTGCTATGCCCCATCCTCCGCGTATCCGTGCCCGGCATCTAG